A stretch of DNA from Bacteroidota bacterium:
AAAAAATCAAAAAAAACAATGACATAAATCCTGCATCTTGCATCTTGTATCCTGTATCCTGCATCTTGCATCCTGCATCCTGCATCCTGTATCTTGCATCCTGTATCTTGCATCTTCTCACTTTCGTGTCAAAATCATTTTAAAATGTTCAATATCTGCTTCCATAAACATTTTTCCTTCTATTTTAAAACCAAATTTCTCATAAAGCGGAGTTATGTATGCTTGTGAATTTAAGTAAATAGGAAGCTTTAAGGGTTTTACGTCTTTAATTGTTTCTTTTATTAGCAAGGAGGAAAATCCTTTTCCTCTGTATTTTTTTAAAGTAGCAAATCTTTCAAGCTTTATTCCTTCTTTGGTAATTCTCCATCTTGCAGTTGCAATTGCTTTGTTGTCGACAAATAATAAGTAATGAACTGAAGATTCTTCAAATTCATCATATTCAATTTCCGGCTCTACATTTTGTTCTTCAACAAAGACTTCTTGTCTGATTTTTAGTGACAGATTTACATATTTTTTTTCTTGGAGTGAAAAACGAATTATTTTCTGCATAGTTTTTAATTATTGGTGTTGCTCTCTCAAAAGATCATTAATGTATTTTACAGGATTAAAAGTAATTAGAGGAACTTCAACAAAAACAGTATTCCAATCTGCCATTGCACCATTCCAGAGTCCGGGTAGCTCTTGTGCAAGCAAATCTTTCCCGTCTTTTGATTTTTGTGAAATAAATCCTGTTTCATGGTCAATGAATTTTTTTAAATCAAATTTATTTCCATTGTGGTCTTTTGTTGTGCAAACAAGGTCAACAGGATTAAAATGTGTTGAGTTACTTAGAATTTCCAATTGATTTTTATCTTGGGTATTAATTTGTGATGCTTCAATAATTTGCAAGGACACAGAACCGTCTTCATTTTTTACCCAAAATGGTCCTCCTCCAGGTTCACCTTCATTCTTTACCATTCCACAAATTCGTATCGGACGCTTTAATTTTGTTTTTAAGTATTTTATCTTTTCTTTAATGTTAATTTTTTTGAAATTCTCAGGAAAAATAAACATTAGTTCTTTCTCAAAGAAATAAATAATATCATTGATAATTTTTCCCGATTCATCTTTTTCTAATTTTTTTAAAAAATCAAAAAGCTTTTGTTGAAGATAAATTAAATGAGCACCAATGACTTTTTTATATTTTATTGTTTCAGCTTTGAGGCGGTCGGGAACAACATTGTCAATATTCTTTATAAAAATAATGTCTGCATCAAGATTGTTGAGGTTGTCAATTAAAGCACCATGTCCACCGGGACGAAAGAGGATCGAACCATCTTGAAGACGAAAAGGTTTGTTTATTAAATTTACAGCAATTGTATCCGTTGATTGATTTTGTACTGAAAAGTTTATTTCATATTTTAGATTAAATTCTTTTTCGTAAAGAGGAATAACCTCATTGAAAAGATTTTTAATATCACTAATGTGCTCTTCTGAAAGTGTAAAATGTATTCTTGCAATATTACCTTTAGAGGTAGAATATTTAGCCGCTTCTACAAGATGTTCTTCAATACTTGTTCTTGCTCCGTTCTTATATTTATGAAAATGTAAAAGTGCTTTTGGCAACTCGGAATAATCCATTCCTGATTTTGTAAGAAAGTATTTTAAAATTGCATTGTAATTAGCATCTTTAATGTCAATGTTATTTTCTTTTAAGATGTTTTCCAACTTGTTATGAAAAGCAAAATTTTGAAGCTGTTTAAAAAAGTAAAAAGCTGAATTAAAACTATTATCATTTTTAAGTTCCTCTTTTTGTTCACTTTCATTTAGATTTAAAAAATTTAAAAGATTTTTGAACATTCTGCTTGCTGCTCCGGAGGCAGGGACAAATTTTAATATTTCCTTATTTTTTGTTCTAACAGTATAGCTTCTTACCAATTCAGTAATTTCATTGTCATCAAAAACTTTGATTCCATGTTCTTTAGTAGCTACTTTTACAAGTTTTATAGGTGGAAATCCTGTTTTAAAATTCTGCAATTGTTTTTCAATTTGTTCAATTGCTATTCCTTTATTTTTTATTTGTTTGTGGTCTTTATTTGTAAACATATTATTTAATCTTTACATTTGCGAATAAAAGCTTAATTAGATAAGAATTAAAAATTGGAAATTTACATAAAAAAATAATTTTAAAATTACTGCTTATAAAAAACAATTGGTTTTATGTTGATTTGTGTGGGT
This window harbors:
- a CDS encoding DUF4301 family protein; its protein translation is MFTNKDHKQIKNKGIAIEQIEKQLQNFKTGFPPIKLVKVATKEHGIKVFDDNEITELVRSYTVRTKNKEILKFVPASGAASRMFKNLLNFLNLNESEQKEELKNDNSFNSAFYFFKQLQNFAFHNKLENILKENNIDIKDANYNAILKYFLTKSGMDYSELPKALLHFHKYKNGARTSIEEHLVEAAKYSTSKGNIARIHFTLSEEHISDIKNLFNEVIPLYEKEFNLKYEINFSVQNQSTDTIAVNLINKPFRLQDGSILFRPGGHGALIDNLNNLDADIIFIKNIDNVVPDRLKAETIKYKKVIGAHLIYLQQKLFDFLKKLEKDESGKIINDIIYFFEKELMFIFPENFKKINIKEKIKYLKTKLKRPIRICGMVKNEGEPGGGPFWVKNEDGSVSLQIIEASQINTQDKNQLEILSNSTHFNPVDLVCTTKDHNGNKFDLKKFIDHETGFISQKSKDGKDLLAQELPGLWNGAMADWNTVFVEVPLITFNPVKYINDLLREQHQ
- a CDS encoding GNAT family N-acetyltransferase, translating into MQKIIRFSLQEKKYVNLSLKIRQEVFVEEQNVEPEIEYDEFEESSVHYLLFVDNKAIATARWRITKEGIKLERFATLKKYRGKGFSSLLIKETIKDVKPLKLPIYLNSQAYITPLYEKFGFKIEGKMFMEADIEHFKMILTRK